In one window of Arachis ipaensis cultivar K30076 chromosome B06, Araip1.1, whole genome shotgun sequence DNA:
- the LOC107645346 gene encoding mRNA cap guanine-N7 methyltransferase 1 isoform X3 — MASKKGKASRSIRIADTVYEQEEHYASQMSKKRKFSWPSGSMTEIPAGKEEASNSESFCCGKFIGDAQFLEDETTKIFAQKVADHYSARSNQTLEEREASPIIHLKKLNNWIKSVLVQLYAHQGDAVLDLACGKGGDLIKWDKAKIGYYVGIDIAEGSVQLDKVLVDDAPFDICSCQFALHYSWSTEARARQALANVSALLRPGGIFIGTMPDANVIIKKLREAEGLAFGNSVYWVRFDEVFSDKKFKSSSPFGIKYTFHLEDAVDCPEWIVPFHVFKSLAEEYDFELIFAKNSHEFVHEYLKKPEFVELMQRLGALGDGNQDKSTLSADEWEAAYLYMSFVLRKRDQPERTQVSGQRKRGLMHISEQDIMYISSH; from the exons ATGGCAAGCAAAAAAGGCAAAGCTTCAAGGTCAATTAGAATCGCAGATACAGTGTATGAGCAAGAAGAGCACTATGCATCCCAGATGTCTAAAAAGCGCAAGTTTTCATGGCCAAGTGGCTCTATGACTGAAATCCCCGCTGGGAAAGAGGAAGCATCAAATAGTGAGT CGTTTTGTTGTGGAAAGTTCATTG GTGATGCACAGTTTCTGGAGGATGAAACCACAAAGATTTTTGCTCAGAAAGTAGCTGATCATTACAGCGCTAGATCCAACCAGACTCTAGAAGAACGGGAGGCTAGTCCTATAATTCATTTGAAGAAACTCAACAATTGG ATTAAGAGTGTCTTAGTTCAGCTTTATGCTCATCAAGGAGATGCAGTCCTTGACCTCGCCTGTGGCAAG GGTGGGGATCTTATCAAATGGGACAAGGCCAAAATTGGATATTATGTTGGTATCGATATTGCTGAAGGCTCA GTTCAGTTGGACAAAGTTCTTGTAGATGATGCTCCTTTTGATATTTGCAGTTGCCAG TTTGCATTGCATTATTCATGGTCTACAGAGGCACGTGCCCGACAAGCATTGGCTAATGTGTCAGCTTTACTTCGCCCAGGAGGCATTTTCATTGGAACTATGCCGGATGCCAATGTGATAATCAAAAAGCTTAGAGAAG CTGAAGGTCTGGCTTTTGGTAATAGTGTATATTGGGTGCGTTTTGATGAAGTATTTTCTGACAAG AAATTCAAATCTTCCAGCCCCTTTGGAATAAAATATACCTTCCATTTAGAG GATGCTGTTGATTGTCCTGAATGGATTGTCCCCTTTCATGTATTCAAGTCATTAGCTGAAGAG TATGATTTTGAGCTCATTTTTGCAAAGAACTCTCATGAATTTGTGCATGAGTATCTGAAAAAACCTGAATTTGTGGAGCTCATGCAAAGACTTGGTGCATTGGGTGATGGCAACCAAGACAAGA GTACACTATCAGCCGATGAATGGGAAGCTGCTTATTTATACATGTCGTTTGTGTTGAGAAAG CGAGACCAACCAGAAAGAACCCAAGTTAGTGGCCAAAGAAAGCGGGGACTGATGCATATCTCAGAGCAAGACATAATGTACATTAGCAGTCATTAG
- the LOC107645346 gene encoding mRNA cap guanine-N7 methyltransferase 1 isoform X4, translating to MASKKGKASRSIRIADTVYEQEEHYASQMSKKRKFSWPSGSMTEIPAGKEEASNSESFCCGKFIGDAQFLEDETTKIFAQKVADHYSARSNQTLEEREASPIIHLKKLNNWIKSVLVQLYAHQGDAVLDLACGKGGDLIKWDKAKIGYYVGIDIAEGSIKDCRTRYNGDADHHQRRKKFSFPARLICGDCYEVQLDKVLVDDAPFDICSCQFALHYSWSTEARARQALANVSALLRPGGIFIGTMPDANVIIKKLREAEGLAFGNSVYWVRFDEVFSDKKFKSSSPFGIKYTFHLEDAVDCPEWIVPFHVFKSLAEEYDFELIFAKNSHEFVHEYLKKPEFVELMQRLGALGDGNQDKKNMFCFHVRYTISR from the exons ATGGCAAGCAAAAAAGGCAAAGCTTCAAGGTCAATTAGAATCGCAGATACAGTGTATGAGCAAGAAGAGCACTATGCATCCCAGATGTCTAAAAAGCGCAAGTTTTCATGGCCAAGTGGCTCTATGACTGAAATCCCCGCTGGGAAAGAGGAAGCATCAAATAGTGAGT CGTTTTGTTGTGGAAAGTTCATTG GTGATGCACAGTTTCTGGAGGATGAAACCACAAAGATTTTTGCTCAGAAAGTAGCTGATCATTACAGCGCTAGATCCAACCAGACTCTAGAAGAACGGGAGGCTAGTCCTATAATTCATTTGAAGAAACTCAACAATTGG ATTAAGAGTGTCTTAGTTCAGCTTTATGCTCATCAAGGAGATGCAGTCCTTGACCTCGCCTGTGGCAAG GGTGGGGATCTTATCAAATGGGACAAGGCCAAAATTGGATATTATGTTGGTATCGATATTGCTGAAGGCTCA ATCAAAGACTGTCGCACACGTTACAATGGTGATGCTGACCATCATCAGCGACGTAAAAAGTTTTCGTTTCCTGCTCGCCTGATATGTGGAGATTGTTATGAG GTTCAGTTGGACAAAGTTCTTGTAGATGATGCTCCTTTTGATATTTGCAGTTGCCAG TTTGCATTGCATTATTCATGGTCTACAGAGGCACGTGCCCGACAAGCATTGGCTAATGTGTCAGCTTTACTTCGCCCAGGAGGCATTTTCATTGGAACTATGCCGGATGCCAATGTGATAATCAAAAAGCTTAGAGAAG CTGAAGGTCTGGCTTTTGGTAATAGTGTATATTGGGTGCGTTTTGATGAAGTATTTTCTGACAAG AAATTCAAATCTTCCAGCCCCTTTGGAATAAAATATACCTTCCATTTAGAG GATGCTGTTGATTGTCCTGAATGGATTGTCCCCTTTCATGTATTCAAGTCATTAGCTGAAGAG TATGATTTTGAGCTCATTTTTGCAAAGAACTCTCATGAATTTGTGCATGAGTATCTGAAAAAACCTGAATTTGTGGAGCTCATGCAAAGACTTGGTGCATTGGGTGATGGCAACCAAGACAAGA AGAATATGTTTTGTTTCCATGTCAGGTACACTATCAGCCGATGA
- the LOC107645346 gene encoding mRNA cap guanine-N7 methyltransferase 1 isoform X1 encodes MASKKGKASRSIRIADTVYEQEEHYASQMSKKRKFSWPSGSMTEIPAGKEEASNSESFCCGKFIGDAQFLEDETTKIFAQKVADHYSARSNQTLEEREASPIIHLKKLNNWIKSVLVQLYAHQGDAVLDLACGKGGDLIKWDKAKIGYYVGIDIAEGSIKDCRTRYNGDADHHQRRKKFSFPARLICGDCYEVQLDKVLVDDAPFDICSCQFALHYSWSTEARARQALANVSALLRPGGIFIGTMPDANVIIKKLREAEGLAFGNSVYWVRFDEVFSDKKFKSSSPFGIKYTFHLEDAVDCPEWIVPFHVFKSLAEEYDFELIFAKNSHEFVHEYLKKPEFVELMQRLGALGDGNQDKSTLSADEWEAAYLYMSFVLRKRDQPERTQVSGQRKRGLMHISEQDIMYISSH; translated from the exons ATGGCAAGCAAAAAAGGCAAAGCTTCAAGGTCAATTAGAATCGCAGATACAGTGTATGAGCAAGAAGAGCACTATGCATCCCAGATGTCTAAAAAGCGCAAGTTTTCATGGCCAAGTGGCTCTATGACTGAAATCCCCGCTGGGAAAGAGGAAGCATCAAATAGTGAGT CGTTTTGTTGTGGAAAGTTCATTG GTGATGCACAGTTTCTGGAGGATGAAACCACAAAGATTTTTGCTCAGAAAGTAGCTGATCATTACAGCGCTAGATCCAACCAGACTCTAGAAGAACGGGAGGCTAGTCCTATAATTCATTTGAAGAAACTCAACAATTGG ATTAAGAGTGTCTTAGTTCAGCTTTATGCTCATCAAGGAGATGCAGTCCTTGACCTCGCCTGTGGCAAG GGTGGGGATCTTATCAAATGGGACAAGGCCAAAATTGGATATTATGTTGGTATCGATATTGCTGAAGGCTCA ATCAAAGACTGTCGCACACGTTACAATGGTGATGCTGACCATCATCAGCGACGTAAAAAGTTTTCGTTTCCTGCTCGCCTGATATGTGGAGATTGTTATGAG GTTCAGTTGGACAAAGTTCTTGTAGATGATGCTCCTTTTGATATTTGCAGTTGCCAG TTTGCATTGCATTATTCATGGTCTACAGAGGCACGTGCCCGACAAGCATTGGCTAATGTGTCAGCTTTACTTCGCCCAGGAGGCATTTTCATTGGAACTATGCCGGATGCCAATGTGATAATCAAAAAGCTTAGAGAAG CTGAAGGTCTGGCTTTTGGTAATAGTGTATATTGGGTGCGTTTTGATGAAGTATTTTCTGACAAG AAATTCAAATCTTCCAGCCCCTTTGGAATAAAATATACCTTCCATTTAGAG GATGCTGTTGATTGTCCTGAATGGATTGTCCCCTTTCATGTATTCAAGTCATTAGCTGAAGAG TATGATTTTGAGCTCATTTTTGCAAAGAACTCTCATGAATTTGTGCATGAGTATCTGAAAAAACCTGAATTTGTGGAGCTCATGCAAAGACTTGGTGCATTGGGTGATGGCAACCAAGACAAGA GTACACTATCAGCCGATGAATGGGAAGCTGCTTATTTATACATGTCGTTTGTGTTGAGAAAG CGAGACCAACCAGAAAGAACCCAAGTTAGTGGCCAAAGAAAGCGGGGACTGATGCATATCTCAGAGCAAGACATAATGTACATTAGCAGTCATTAG
- the LOC107645346 gene encoding mRNA cap guanine-N7 methyltransferase 1 isoform X2, which translates to MASKKGKASRSIRIADTVYEQEEHYASQMSKKRKFSWPSGSMTEIPAGKEEASNSECDAQFLEDETTKIFAQKVADHYSARSNQTLEEREASPIIHLKKLNNWIKSVLVQLYAHQGDAVLDLACGKGGDLIKWDKAKIGYYVGIDIAEGSIKDCRTRYNGDADHHQRRKKFSFPARLICGDCYEVQLDKVLVDDAPFDICSCQFALHYSWSTEARARQALANVSALLRPGGIFIGTMPDANVIIKKLREAEGLAFGNSVYWVRFDEVFSDKKFKSSSPFGIKYTFHLEDAVDCPEWIVPFHVFKSLAEEYDFELIFAKNSHEFVHEYLKKPEFVELMQRLGALGDGNQDKSTLSADEWEAAYLYMSFVLRKRDQPERTQVSGQRKRGLMHISEQDIMYISSH; encoded by the exons ATGGCAAGCAAAAAAGGCAAAGCTTCAAGGTCAATTAGAATCGCAGATACAGTGTATGAGCAAGAAGAGCACTATGCATCCCAGATGTCTAAAAAGCGCAAGTTTTCATGGCCAAGTGGCTCTATGACTGAAATCCCCGCTGGGAAAGAGGAAGCATCAAATAGTGAGT GTGATGCACAGTTTCTGGAGGATGAAACCACAAAGATTTTTGCTCAGAAAGTAGCTGATCATTACAGCGCTAGATCCAACCAGACTCTAGAAGAACGGGAGGCTAGTCCTATAATTCATTTGAAGAAACTCAACAATTGG ATTAAGAGTGTCTTAGTTCAGCTTTATGCTCATCAAGGAGATGCAGTCCTTGACCTCGCCTGTGGCAAG GGTGGGGATCTTATCAAATGGGACAAGGCCAAAATTGGATATTATGTTGGTATCGATATTGCTGAAGGCTCA ATCAAAGACTGTCGCACACGTTACAATGGTGATGCTGACCATCATCAGCGACGTAAAAAGTTTTCGTTTCCTGCTCGCCTGATATGTGGAGATTGTTATGAG GTTCAGTTGGACAAAGTTCTTGTAGATGATGCTCCTTTTGATATTTGCAGTTGCCAG TTTGCATTGCATTATTCATGGTCTACAGAGGCACGTGCCCGACAAGCATTGGCTAATGTGTCAGCTTTACTTCGCCCAGGAGGCATTTTCATTGGAACTATGCCGGATGCCAATGTGATAATCAAAAAGCTTAGAGAAG CTGAAGGTCTGGCTTTTGGTAATAGTGTATATTGGGTGCGTTTTGATGAAGTATTTTCTGACAAG AAATTCAAATCTTCCAGCCCCTTTGGAATAAAATATACCTTCCATTTAGAG GATGCTGTTGATTGTCCTGAATGGATTGTCCCCTTTCATGTATTCAAGTCATTAGCTGAAGAG TATGATTTTGAGCTCATTTTTGCAAAGAACTCTCATGAATTTGTGCATGAGTATCTGAAAAAACCTGAATTTGTGGAGCTCATGCAAAGACTTGGTGCATTGGGTGATGGCAACCAAGACAAGA GTACACTATCAGCCGATGAATGGGAAGCTGCTTATTTATACATGTCGTTTGTGTTGAGAAAG CGAGACCAACCAGAAAGAACCCAAGTTAGTGGCCAAAGAAAGCGGGGACTGATGCATATCTCAGAGCAAGACATAATGTACATTAGCAGTCATTAG